Within Primulina tabacum isolate GXHZ01 chromosome 5, ASM2559414v2, whole genome shotgun sequence, the genomic segment ctttttctttttctttttctttttcttcttctgctCGAGTTTCTTTGATAAAAAGGTTTTCCCATCATCAATTTTCTCTTCAGTATTTGAGTCCTGTCAAATTGCGATCAATAGTAGTGGACACTAACAATCTGTTATAGAGATACAGAAAGGTCATATTGAAACGAAACTCCTAGAATTAAGACGGTAGATTCACCACACCTTAATATCTTCAAAAGTATTGACGTGATGAATTATTCTTCCTGAAGTGAATGCTCCACCTAAAACAATCACAAGGTAGAAGAACAAGAGTTAGCTGGTTAATATCATGTAGTCATGCACTCCCTTTATCTTTAGTTATCATGGTTGCTAAAAGGTTACAACAGCAGCAAAGCTCACTTTTCATCATATTTACACTAAAATAGTTCCCAAGAATCTTTTAAATATTGTGTTGTGTAAGTCGGGAAGAAAGAGGGTATTCTCTAAAAGAAAATCTATGGTATGAATAGGACACTGTTCCAAATACGACTCCAGAGAACAAAAAGTGATGTTCAAATCTCAAATGGAGGAAGTAGGGTAGCGCTTACAATCATTTATAACTATATGGCATTCATCATGGATTGTAATTTGCCGTTCACTTTTACAACTGCCTTCTGCTAGCGTTCTTTACATCATGACATCATACAAATAGTCAATATTATCCCCCATTAACTACTGCTCCACAAGTATTTACATATGTTGTGGATAAACTTTCACAGGTTTTAGCACATCATCTGGTAAGCAAAGGACTGAGCGAGGTATAAAACaagaatgaaaatgataagtctAAAATATTACGCATAGGTGCAAGCGAAGCAGATAGAAAATGTACTCCAAAGAGCAAGATGAATCGAATAAGGTGATGAACACGTGAACACAGGGTGCGCTCTCATCAACAATTGAAATTTATCTGACATGAGTATTTCCCATACCAATATTCCTTCTCCTCACAAATCACAATAAACATAGACAATCCAAAAAAGAcaatatacatttaaaacactCCACAAAGTCAAACCCATAACGGAAGCAAATCCATTTTTCTCAAAATAAGGTAAAAATAGCACCAAAAGGAAAGAGAACATAGACAAAGATACAAATTTTAGATAAGCAAAACACTGAAGGTTTTAATTTAAAGAATATAAACATTACATACTTAATTGAACAGTTTGCTTAGCATTTTTGACCGCCAATTCGACCAATTTGGGATTGACTGAAGCCAAGCCATTTGGCTCCTGAAGTTTTCTTTCAAGAAACTTAGCCAAAGCAGCTGCCTTGTTTGTCTTCATTGGCCCCCCAGGATGAGCCTCTCTAACAACATAAttgtaacaaaaaaatataataattaacgGACAAACACCAAATTTTATGAAAGTTGAATTACTAATGGGTCAAGAAGATGCAAGTTTTATACAAAATGCGTAGAAAGAGATGTGGCGTATGAACCTGGGGTGGCTACGGTTCGACGGCGGAGCAGAAGGAAGAGGAGCGAATTTGCTTCCTCTCAGTGCCCTTTTCTCTTCTTCTGTTAAGTCTTCCATCTCCacatctctctctctctctctctctctctcgatGCAGACACGCGCAGGCGCGCACACACACGCGTATTACCGTGTGCGCTTTTCTATCCCAATAGTTTGCTTATTGATTCAGAATGGTCCTTGGGTTTTCGAAACTCCACTTCGACctcttatatattttttcttatctaaaaaaattgatttcatTCAATTTTACTTCAACGGGTGTAGGGTTGTTCGTGCTGCTTAAATCCCCTAATCCAAGAGAATCgttttcttttttccttcaCGATTTTTTCCGCAGTTTTGAATGCTGCCATCAtgaagtattttttttttaaactttgaccaactattttttttcttattttcatatGTATTTCATTCGATTATTTTACAAATCAACAGATCTCTATCCGGAGAAGGTCGTAAGGCTTCAAGGAAGCCAGTGCTTTACCTGACCGGTCGCTTTGTCCACTCACCGTGCGGGATCCGAGAATACGTGCATTAAAATACGAAAGTTTCTTATTTCGCAACGacgaaaatgttttttcactCTTTCATATACTAGGATATTTTATAAACATGAATCTTTTGATTCATTTGGCTCTCACGCTCAATTATTTTGTAAATTCtcatattttatttcatgaatgtAACAAGCATATCCTCTCTTCTTTATTCATAGTCAAAAAATAGTAGGCAGCTAATAAACTCTACTAGCGAGCGCGAAAGAATCATGCTATACTATAGACGATAACAAATTTACCTCGAGTTCGAGTCTGTTGGTCCCATGTGCGATAATTTgagataaatatgaaaataaagaataaattggacaccgagatttacatggcaaaatccctaaaaattattagggtaaaaaactacgggcaagatgaaaagatttccactataatattttatggtgtacaactcacccactctgtttccaaagagaacacactctcttaatacaggagaacaaaacacatcacaaatattatagaactaagcactcaaatgctataggatgagagaaaacttgaagaagagatgatttcagaatgagggggagctctatttataaagCTTCTTGTCCGTGTGAAGACGCGTATAAAACGCGTCGTCTGAAAATTCCTCGTCAACAATTTTGTCTGCCCAATTTTTCAATTTGCTGACATTGCTGACCCCGTCATTTAATGCACACGTTTTCTTGCTGACAGAGTCCGCTGCTTTGGTGATCCGACTGAACGAATGTTGTGATGCGACTTGTGTAACGAGGAGCTTTTCGCAGCGAATCCTATCTCCAGCTAAACCAAGGTGATAGCCTAATCAAAGAAGTTGAGCTTGTCCTTAAGCCCATCTTTTTATAAGTCTTCCATTAAAGAAGAGGAGCAGACTTACGTCTAAAAGAAAATACCGGCTAAGTCGATAGAAAAGATATAATTACGTATTAGAAATTTTATACTACGAATAGAACAGATATTAGTTTATTGTTGCACCGATCAAGGAAATATTACCAAACATGTCCTTAGAAAAATCAGAAATAGTCAGAGCTAGGAATGATAGCCCTGAGTTACTTGCTTACTTCCGACAAAGATTTTGAAAGATTTCTTAAGTGTACTATTGCTTCGTTTCATCCATCACATgtccatcatcatcatcatccaaGATTCAGAAATCCAGATCAAGAAATGCAACTGGAACTCATTTACAACAAATTATCTAATAAAGAAGTTTGGGTTCTCTAAATAAAGGGTCGTAATAGCTTGCAAGAAATTCAAATTCAGAAGCTCTGAAATCCCAGATTCAGTCACTgcatttttcaagaaaaataattttggtgATTCTCAGATCTCCCGTATCGTTAGAAAATCTCCTTGTACTCTTTAAGTTGAAGCCTGAGAGTAATTTTTGCCCAAGATTCAATTTTTCCATTCTTTAGGCATATCTAGTTCTGACACTGCTGTGATTATAACTTCTGGTGGAAGCTTGGAAAACCAAATTATCCCATCGTTTGAATTTATCAAAAGTTTTCTGAAATCGTGTATTAACAAAGTGTGATCAAAATGAACACAGATTTCCAAGAACACAGCAGCAGAAGGTCCAGAATTATGCAGAAAGTAAAGCAAACACAGAGTGTTTACGTGGTTCGATCAATATTGATCTACATCCACGGAAAAAGGCCATTTCATTGAACAATTGATCATCTTTACATCAACATAATACAATCTTGGTTCTAGCCACTTGAAATCACTCCTATCAAACAATGATACCTCAAAAATTCCCTAGAAATCAGAACATGTTCTCTTGAGCCCTGACTCTATAGATTACATCTGTTTTCTTCTGGATTTCTTGGCTTGATCATGGTGAATCGAGAGTTGGCCAATAGAGCTACAAGTATGTTTGTGAATTAGAAGGCAGAGGATGAGTTCTATTCTGTAACCGACTCACATCAAACCGATATAATCACCAAATATCTGTTGCCTTTATTGAAAAACTGATTTTGCCATTTACCCCAGAAAACTTATGGCATTTACCGTTTTGTCCTTGCTAATTTCCAAGTCAATATTACAAATCTTTACCTTGACTAACAATTAACTTCAACACCATAACTCTCTTTCCATGAAGCCCTTAAGGACTTCAAATTTCCAGAACATTAACTAAACTCAGACAATGACTGAACTTGGTTGTTGGCAAAGATTTTGTGAGCATGTCTTCTGGGTTTTTTGCAGTATGTATCTTCACCACAATCACTAGTTCCTTGTAGATTATGTCCCTCACAAAATGTAACTTCACATCAATATGTACGGACCTTTCATGAAAAACTTGGTGTTTTGTCAAGTGTATCGTGTTTTCGTAATCACAATAGACTTTAACACCTTCCTATTGCATTCCCAACTCTGAAACTATTCCTTTTAACCACATTTCCTCCGTCATTGCCTCTGAAACAACAATATACTCTGCCTTTATGGTAGGTAGAAAGAGCCACAACTGACAGCTGGTTTGACTTCCAACTTATGGCTATACCAAACATAGTGAATGCATACCCTGTCAAGGACTTCCTTGTGTCAATGCTTCCAGCAAAGTCCGAATCTACATATCCAATTAGTTGATTTTCCTTGTATTCCTGCCTTTTGAACATTAATCCAAGTCCAGCTGAACCTTTTATGTATCTTAATGCCCACTTCAAGGCTTCCCAATTGTTTCTACCTGGATTTGACATGAATTTGCTCACAAGACTTATTGCATTAGCCAAGTCTAGTCTGTTACAAACCATGACATACATTATACTTCCAATACCTCTTGCATAAAAAATTATTCCCATTTCTTCCTTCTCATCATCACTTGCGGGTGCTTGGCTTACTAAGAATTGGAAATGCTGTCCAAGTGGAGTTGCTGCTTGTTTTGACTCATGCATATTGAACCTGTGAAGTACTTTATCAAGATATGATCTTTGAGAGAGAACAAGT encodes:
- the LOC142547787 gene encoding uncharacterized protein LOC142547787; the protein is MEDLTEEEKRALRGSKFAPLPSAPPSNRSHPREAHPGGPMKTNKAAALAKFLERKLQEPNGLASVNPKLVELAVKNAKQTVQLSGAFTSGRIIHHVNTFEDIKDSNTEEKIDDGKTFLSKKLEQKKKKKKKKKKKLEEYTCSTSKVL